A genomic window from Sphingobacterium spiritivorum includes:
- a CDS encoding VOC family protein has protein sequence MSSNPVVYFEIPVLDLHRARTFYEAVFGFEFEMDNIDNNEMAIFPFKEEEKGISGALAKGEIYQPSLAGILVYFYTQDITKTLNTAVQNGAEILYPVTSNGQWGFVAEFKDSEGNRIGLHQALTHEG, from the coding sequence ATGTCTTCCAATCCGGTTGTTTATTTTGAAATTCCCGTTCTTGATCTGCACCGTGCACGGACTTTCTACGAAGCGGTATTCGGTTTTGAGTTTGAGATGGATAATATTGATAACAATGAAATGGCTATCTTTCCTTTTAAAGAGGAAGAAAAGGGAATATCCGGAGCTTTAGCTAAAGGTGAGATCTATCAGCCTTCTCTGGCCGGCATTCTGGTCTATTTTTATACACAGGATATTACAAAAACACTGAATACTGCCGTCCAAAATGGTGCAGAGATACTTTATCCGGTGACCTCTAATGGTCAGTGGGGGTTTGTTGCTGAATTTAAAGATAGTGAAGGCAACAGAATAGGACTGCATCAGGCTCTTACCCATGAGGGATAA
- a CDS encoding AraC family transcriptional regulator, with the protein MLLSINDFSEKYTCTQDTILLKPAEFAFVRLHALSEEVVAARNNFYLIILGIEGQGHATVSRHQFEIRPSSISIIPAEISYSLQHYSADFHAVVFVFDSAFIKKGFVRSEVMDELLYINPEYPPIFDLPEADYEDTLYKLNRIQHEIRLQSPFFPDIIRLYALQLLYDYNRICEICLLNSGTGLNRPFQILYAFRKLVEQHFKEWKTVKDYAEILHISPKYLSECVKGQLGVPAIHIIQQRIILESELLLNYGSLSIKEIAEELHFDTASHFSRYFKTAKGISPTEFRQNP; encoded by the coding sequence ATGCTCCTGTCCATTAACGATTTCTCAGAAAAATATACCTGCACCCAGGATACAATATTGCTAAAGCCTGCAGAATTTGCTTTTGTCAGACTTCATGCTTTATCGGAGGAAGTTGTTGCTGCCCGGAATAATTTTTATTTGATTATCCTCGGTATAGAAGGACAAGGTCATGCAACCGTGTCCCGGCATCAGTTTGAGATCCGGCCTTCATCCATCTCCATCATACCAGCAGAGATCAGCTACAGTTTGCAGCATTACAGTGCAGATTTCCATGCTGTTGTCTTTGTTTTTGATAGCGCCTTCATAAAAAAAGGATTTGTCAGAAGCGAAGTCATGGACGAACTTTTATATATCAATCCGGAGTACCCCCCTATTTTTGATCTGCCGGAAGCAGATTATGAAGATACCCTGTATAAGCTAAACCGCATACAGCACGAGATCAGGTTACAATCCCCTTTCTTTCCGGACATTATCCGGCTCTATGCATTGCAGCTGCTGTATGATTACAACCGTATCTGTGAGATCTGTTTATTAAATTCAGGCACGGGGCTCAACAGACCTTTTCAGATTCTGTACGCATTCAGAAAACTGGTAGAACAGCATTTTAAAGAATGGAAAACCGTAAAGGATTATGCGGAAATATTACATATTTCTCCCAAATACCTAAGCGAATGTGTCAAAGGCCAACTGGGCGTACCTGCTATCCATATTATTCAACAGCGCATAATCCTGGAGTCTGAACTCCTGCTCAACTACGGTTCTCTGAGTATCAAAGAAATTGCGGAGGAACTGCATTTCGACACCGCTTCTCATTTTTCCAGATATTTTAAAACGGCAAAAGGCATTTCTCCAACAGAATTTCGCCAAAATCCGTAA
- a CDS encoding VOC family protein — protein sequence MKKSTFICLTLIPLLSAMVNNPVYAQSSTLTKAKIKAVQFRIARPTNNLKEVVRFYKEGLGLPEIGAFKGHQGYDGVMLGLPDSGHHLEFTQYADPVSLPAPTKENLLVLYYDIPEQYEAANKRLQDMNIQTVAPENPYWEGKSKTYEDPDGWRVVLFNGIYTP from the coding sequence ATGAAAAAATCAACATTCATTTGCCTTACTCTTATCCCTCTTCTTAGTGCTATGGTAAATAATCCTGTGTATGCACAATCCTCAACCTTGACAAAAGCAAAAATAAAAGCAGTACAATTCCGGATCGCAAGACCGACCAACAACTTAAAAGAGGTCGTCAGATTCTACAAAGAAGGCTTAGGTTTGCCAGAGATAGGCGCCTTCAAGGGACATCAGGGATACGATGGTGTCATGTTAGGGCTTCCGGACAGCGGACATCATCTCGAATTCACTCAATATGCAGACCCTGTTTCACTGCCAGCTCCTACAAAGGAAAATTTACTGGTGCTATATTATGATATTCCGGAACAGTATGAAGCAGCCAATAAAAGATTACAGGACATGAATATTCAAACTGTGGCACCTGAAAACCCATATTGGGAAGGAAAAAGTAAAACCTATGAAGATCCCGATGGCTGGCGGGTTGTTTTATTCAACGGAATATATACACCTTAG